Part of the Sphingomonas morindae genome, CCCAGACCAGCGCATGCACCAGCGGCCGCGCGGCGGGCGCGTCGGGATCCTCGACGATCAGCGCGAGCGCGGCGGTCGCGTCCGGCACGCCATGCCAGAGCAGCGGCGGCGACACGCCCTCGCCATCGGCGGTGAAGCGCGGCGGCAGCCGGCCGTCCTGCGCGAAGGCGGGGCTGCCGAGCGTCACCGCCGGCACCGCGCCGAGCGCCAGCCGCGGATCGGCGATGACGAGCGAATCATGGCCGGCGCGCGCGCCGCGCAGCAAACTGCCCAGCCAGGCGGGAATATGTTCGAGCATAAGGACCTCCTCGCCCGGTCGAGCGCGCGAGCGGCGAAATCGTTCAACCGGACGGCGCTACACCGCCAGCCCGGCGGCGTGGCCGCTCGCCCACGCCCATTGGAAATTATAGCCGCCGAGCCAGCCCGTGACATCGACGCACTCGCCGATGCAGTAGAGCCCGGGCAGATGGCGCGCGGCCATGGTCTGCGAGGACAGGCCGGCGGTGGCGATGCCGCCCACCGTCACCTCGGCCTTGGCATAGCCCTCGCTGCCGCTCGGCTGGAAGGACCAGCGGCGCAGCCGCGCCTCGGCGGCGCGGAGGCTCGCATCCTTGCAGGCGGCCAGCGTCTCGCCCAGCGCCAGCCGTGCCGCCAGCGCGTCCGCGAGCCGCTGCGGTACCAGCCCGGCGAGCACCGCGCGCGGCGTGGCGCGCGGCCGGGCCTGCTTCTCGGCGAGCAGCCAATCCGCCGGGCGATCGCCCACGAAGTCGATCGCGATCGCCGAGCCCGGCCGCCAATAGGACGAGGCCTGGAGGATGGCGGGCCCCGACAGGCCGCGATGCGTGAACAGCGCCGCCTCGCTGAAGCGCGCCTTCCCGGCCATCGCCGTGACGGGCGCGGCGACGCCGGCCAGCTCGCGGAACAGCGCCTCGTCCGCGCCCAATGTCAGCGGCACCAGCGCCGGGCGCGGCTCGACCAGCTTGAGGCCGAACTGCTTGGCGAGCGCGAAGGCGAAGCCGGTCGCGCCGATCTTGGGGATGGAGGGGCCGCCGGTGGCGATGACCAGCGCGGGCGCGGCATAGGCGCCGTCGCCGGCGGTCACGCGGAACAGGCCGTCGCCATGCTCCACCGCACGGATCGGCGCGCCCAGCGCGAAGCGGGCATCGCCGCATTCGCGCATCAGCATCGCCACGATCTGCCGCGCCGATCCGTCGCAGAAGAGCTGGCCCAGCGTCTTCTCGTGCCAGGCGATGCCGTGGCGATCGACCAGCGCGACGAAATCCTGCGGCGTGTAGCGGCCCAAGGCCGATTTGGCGAAATGGGGGTTGGCCGAAAGGAAGCGGTCCGGCGCGGTGTGGATATTGGTGAAGTTGCACCGGCCGCCGCCGGAGATCACGATCTTGGCGCCGGGCTCGACATTATGATCGATCACCAGCACGCGCCGTCCGCGCGCCGCCGCGGTGGCGGCGCAGAACAGGCCGGCGGCACCGGCGCCGAGCACGATCGCATCGAAGCGGTCGTGCCCCGCCGCCGGGCTCATCGGCGGGGCGGACGGCCGCGAGGCGGGGCCGCGCGCCGCGGCGGCCCGGTGCGCGCCGGACGCGGCGGCGGGGCATCGGCGGGCTCGATCATCACGCCTTCCTCGTCACCGCGCGCGGTGCGCTTCACCGCCGCCACGAAGCGCGCCGCCTGGTGGCGCGGGATCTCGAACAGGCTGTCCTCGGTGTTGATGCGGATCGCGCCGACATCGGCCTTGGTGATGTGGCCGCGCCGGCACAGCAGCGGCAGCAGCCAGCGCGGATCGGCATTCTGCCGCCGGCCGATATTGATCCGGAACCACACCGAATCGACCGCCGCCGCGCGCGGCTGATCCTCGTAGCCGCGCCCCGGCGCGGGGGCGTCGACCAGCTCTTCGGGGGCGGGGAGGCGCGCGCGGTGGGCGCGCACCAGCATCGCCGCCAGCTCTTCCGCCGGGCGTTCGGCGAGCAGCCGTGCGCCCAGCGCGCGATCCTCCTCGTCCAGCTCGACCGGCTGGTTGAGCAGCGCCACCAGCCGCTCGCGATCGGCGGCCTGGATGGTGGCGGGATCGGGCGCGGGCACCCACTCATAGGGCACGCGCGCCTGGCGCAGCAGCGCGTCGACGCGGCGGCGGCGCGTATAGGGCACGACCAGCGCGGCGATCCCCTTGCGGCCGGCGCGGCCGGTGCGGCCCGAGCGGTGCTGCAGCGTCTCCGGATCGCGCGGCAGATCGACATGGATGACCAGCGAAAGCGACGGCAGATCGATGCCGCGCGCCGCCACGTCGGTGGCGACGCAGACGCGCGCGCGCCGGTCGCGCAGCGCCTGGAGCGCATGGTTGCGCTCGCTCTGGCTGTGCTCGCCCGACAGCGCCACCGCCTCGAAACCGCGCTCCATCAGCCGCGCATGGACCTGGCGCACCGCCTCGCGCGTCGCGCAGAACAGGATGGCGGTGTCGGGCTCGTGGAAGCGCAGCAGATTCACCACCGCGTTCTCGATGTCCGAGGGCGCCACCGCCACCGCCTGATAGGCGATATCGCCATGGCCGCGCTCGGTGCCGACCGTCGAGATCGGCAGGGCGTCGCGCTGGTAGCGCTTGGCCAGCAGCG contains:
- a CDS encoding NAD(P)/FAD-dependent oxidoreductase — protein: MSPAAGHDRFDAIVLGAGAAGLFCAATAAARGRRVLVIDHNVEPGAKIVISGGGRCNFTNIHTAPDRFLSANPHFAKSALGRYTPQDFVALVDRHGIAWHEKTLGQLFCDGSARQIVAMLMRECGDARFALGAPIRAVEHGDGLFRVTAGDGAYAAPALVIATGGPSIPKIGATGFAFALAKQFGLKLVEPRPALVPLTLGADEALFRELAGVAAPVTAMAGKARFSEAALFTHRGLSGPAILQASSYWRPGSAIAIDFVGDRPADWLLAEKQARPRATPRAVLAGLVPQRLADALAARLALGETLAACKDASLRAAEARLRRWSFQPSGSEGYAKAEVTVGGIATAGLSSQTMAARHLPGLYCIGECVDVTGWLGGYNFQWAWASGHAAGLAV
- a CDS encoding DEAD/DEAH box helicase, with the protein product MPIDSVPPALARAIAARGYESLTPVQAAVLAPEAAGRDLIVSAQTGSGKTVAFGLAMAPELLAGAERMAGPAAPLALVIAPTRELALQVNRELAWLYAEANARILACVGGMDPVRERRALQGGAHVVVGTPGRLRDHLERGALDLSQLRAVVLDEADEMLDMGFREELEELLDAASPERRTLMFSATMPKPIALLAKRYQRDALPISTVGTERGHGDIAYQAVAVAPSDIENAVVNLLRFHEPDTAILFCATREAVRQVHARLMERGFEAVALSGEHSQSERNHALQALRDRRARVCVATDVAARGIDLPSLSLVIHVDLPRDPETLQHRSGRTGRAGRKGIAALVVPYTRRRRVDALLRQARVPYEWVPAPDPATIQAADRERLVALLNQPVELDEEDRALGARLLAERPAEELAAMLVRAHRARLPAPEELVDAPAPGRGYEDQPRAAAVDSVWFRINIGRRQNADPRWLLPLLCRRGHITKADVGAIRINTEDSLFEIPRHQAARFVAAVKRTARGDEEGVMIEPADAPPPRPARTGPPRRAAPPRGRPPRR